The proteins below come from a single Argentina anserina chromosome 1, drPotAnse1.1, whole genome shotgun sequence genomic window:
- the LOC126796173 gene encoding V-type proton ATPase 16 kDa proteolipid subunit-like — MASTTFSGDETAPFFGFLGAAAALVFSCMGAAYGTAKSGVGVASMGVMRPELVMKSIVPVVMAGVLGIYGLIIAVIISTGINPKAKSYYLFDGYAHLSSGLACGLAGLSAGMAIGIVGDAGVRANAQQPKLFVGMILILIFAEALALYGLIVGIILSSRAGQSRAD; from the exons ATGGCGTCCACCACCTTCAGCGGAGACGAAACGGCTCCCTTCTTCGGCTTTCTCGGCGCCGCCGCCGCCCTAGTCTTCTCCT GCATGGGAGCGGCGTACGGGACGGCGAAGAGCGGCGTCGGCGTGGCGTCGATGGGAGTGATGAGGCCGGAGCTGGTGATGAAGTCGATTGTGCCGGTGGTTATGGCGGGAGTGTTGGGGATTTATGGTTTGATCATTGCTGTGATCATCAGTACTGGGATTAATCCAAAGGCTAAGTCTTATTATCTTTTTGACGGCTATGCACATCTCTCCTCCGGTCTTGCTTGCGGCCTCGCCGGTCTCTCTGCCGGAATGGCTATCGGAATCGTTGGTGATGCCGGTGTTAG AGCTAATGCACAGCAGCCAAAGCTTTTTGTTGGAATGATTTTGATTCTCATCTTCGCTGAAGCGTTGGCTCTGTATGGTTTAATTGTTGGGATCATCCTTTCATCCCGAGCTGGGCAGTCCAGAGCAGATTAG